The following coding sequences are from one Lysinibacillus sp. FSL W8-0992 window:
- a CDS encoding ABC transporter ATP-binding protein encodes MKIDVRNVSKLYKQKHALKNISFTIEGPKIIGFLGHNGAGKTTFLNLLAGLISTNKGQICVNGENVFNAPVILRDICFVGESGNFQEDMTVAQSLKTNSFFYPKWDGQLANELLQVFALNPKDKVRNLSKGMVSALGIITGFASNASITIFDEPYIGLDAAARNTFYDLLIEQQIENPRLFLLSTHLIDEASKLFEEILILHEGELLLQKTAEEWEKYIVAVKGSPQDVELAIKNFEVIYKHTFMQEMTAVVFASGQAIEDDNITLENVSLQDLLVYLSKQQKARLVK; translated from the coding sequence ATGAAAATCGATGTGAGAAATGTAAGCAAATTATATAAGCAGAAGCATGCTTTAAAAAATATATCGTTTACTATTGAAGGGCCAAAAATCATAGGTTTTTTAGGCCATAATGGCGCTGGTAAAACAACATTTTTAAACCTTTTAGCAGGACTTATTTCTACAAATAAAGGGCAAATTTGTGTCAATGGCGAGAATGTATTTAATGCCCCTGTTATATTACGAGACATTTGTTTTGTTGGAGAGAGTGGGAATTTTCAAGAAGATATGACAGTTGCACAAAGTTTAAAGACTAATAGTTTTTTCTATCCAAAGTGGGATGGACAGCTTGCAAATGAACTACTTCAAGTGTTTGCTCTTAATCCAAAAGATAAGGTGCGCAATCTCTCCAAAGGGATGGTATCTGCACTCGGTATCATTACAGGGTTTGCCAGTAATGCTTCAATCACGATTTTCGATGAGCCTTACATTGGATTAGACGCAGCTGCAAGAAATACTTTTTATGATTTATTAATCGAACAACAAATAGAAAATCCAAGGCTATTTCTTTTATCAACGCATTTAATAGATGAAGCTAGTAAATTGTTCGAAGAAATTCTTATCCTCCATGAAGGTGAATTATTACTTCAAAAAACAGCGGAGGAATGGGAAAAGTATATTGTTGCAGTAAAAGGAAGTCCACAGGATGTCGAGCTCGCAATCAAAAACTTTGAAGTAATTTATAAGCATACTTTTATGCAGGAGATGACAGCCGTTGTGTTTGCTAGTGGTCAGGCTATTGAAGATGATAACATCACACTAGAAAATGTATCTTTACAAGATCTATTGGTGTATTTAAGTAAACAACAAAAAGCGAGGTTAGTGAAATGA
- a CDS encoding GntR family transcriptional regulator, translating into MIYSLSNEKPIFQQIRERIEDAILDGQLQSEDRIPSTNEFAKEYQINPATAGKGVNELVEKGVIYKKRGVGMFVSIDARKILIAERKEIFFAQHIEPLKKEAIRLGISDEELQNMLQRG; encoded by the coding sequence GTGATTTATTCTTTAAGCAATGAAAAACCAATCTTCCAACAAATTCGGGAACGGATTGAAGATGCAATTCTTGATGGGCAACTTCAATCTGAAGATCGCATTCCATCGACAAATGAATTTGCCAAGGAGTATCAAATAAATCCTGCAACAGCAGGAAAGGGCGTGAACGAATTAGTGGAAAAAGGTGTCATCTATAAAAAACGAGGCGTGGGCATGTTTGTTAGTATTGACGCACGAAAGATTTTAATCGCAGAACGTAAGGAAATCTTCTTTGCACAACATATTGAACCGTTGAAAAAAGAGGCAATTCGTTTAGGTATCTCAGATGAAGAATTACAAAATATGTTACAGAGGGGATAA